In Bacillus toyonensis BCT-7112, a single window of DNA contains:
- a CDS encoding ABC transporter permease subunit, protein MFQKALWLRTYQQSKYVLWLFWFVSLYNLSYKYYLASIEQQYLLKMQKEGEYVYHYNFGLLLMDPVIFQGGALIILACTLIGWERQNNSIDFLWSMPFKRSHLFMTKWLFGICNIVAAVSINWGLFAIMKKLTFHNKYQVFSPFHSYFIYMLIVLIAIYTLALCIGTITGNLISQGLLTAAIFIFPLLLPTLISGVIAVHSNIDFHENNGNMHRVMENMRISGPAENFTIRFDYDPQSSYIDDNGVRHNEPNFTKIPSAKLLIAPIIYIIILLPLSLYLYVRSVNERNGSFLLYPKFQNIVMSLAIFFIGIVGGLVLGRDKSLLNFYIGFFVTSIITYFLLPKILKWKVSWNFK, encoded by the coding sequence ATGTTTCAAAAAGCACTATGGCTAAGAACGTATCAACAAAGTAAATATGTTTTATGGCTCTTTTGGTTCGTTAGCTTATACAATTTGTCATACAAATACTATTTGGCATCGATTGAACAACAATACCTTCTAAAGATGCAAAAAGAAGGGGAATATGTATATCATTACAATTTTGGTTTATTACTTATGGACCCTGTCATCTTTCAAGGTGGTGCACTTATCATTCTAGCCTGTACGTTAATAGGTTGGGAAAGGCAAAATAACTCCATCGATTTTCTTTGGTCTATGCCTTTTAAACGTTCACACCTTTTTATGACAAAATGGTTGTTTGGTATTTGTAACATTGTAGCAGCTGTTAGTATAAACTGGGGACTATTTGCTATTATGAAAAAGTTAACTTTTCATAATAAATATCAAGTATTTTCCCCATTCCATTCTTATTTTATATACATGTTAATTGTATTAATTGCTATTTATACACTTGCCTTATGTATAGGGACAATAACTGGGAATCTTATCTCGCAAGGACTTCTCACTGCAGCTATATTCATATTCCCATTATTACTTCCAACACTTATCTCAGGAGTCATCGCTGTCCACTCAAATATTGACTTTCATGAGAACAATGGCAATATGCATCGGGTTATGGAAAACATGCGGATTTCTGGTCCGGCAGAAAATTTTACTATTCGCTTTGATTACGATCCACAAAGTTCTTATATTGATGATAATGGAGTGCGTCATAACGAACCCAACTTTACAAAAATCCCTTCAGCAAAATTATTGATTGCACCTATTATATATATCATTATTTTGTTACCACTCAGTTTATATTTATATGTTCGTTCAGTCAACGAGCGAAATGGAAGTTTCTTACTATATCCGAAGTTTCAAAACATAGTTATGAGCCTTGCTATTTTCTTTATAGGAATAGTTGGTGGTTTAGTCTTGGGGAGAGACAAATCATTACTGAATTTTTACATTGGATTTTTCGTGACGAGCATAATTACCTACTTCCTTCTACCTAAAATATTAAAATGGAAAGTCTCTTGGAATTTCAAATAA
- a CDS encoding MarR family winged helix-turn-helix transcriptional regulator produces the protein MNEKRETLILDLSASFRKMIRLLQNDINTRFAEHMPYNEFSVLRALFLNSPQMASQIASEVNVTSSHITAVTDRLVRKGFVERKRSNSDRRIVYLEITEHGREVTEKLEAVRKEYYKERFKGWSDQEIEMVLELFGRVL, from the coding sequence GTGAACGAAAAAAGAGAAACACTGATTTTAGATTTATCCGCATCATTTCGAAAGATGATACGTTTATTACAAAATGATATTAATACACGCTTTGCAGAACATATGCCATATAATGAATTTTCTGTATTACGTGCGTTATTTTTAAACAGTCCACAGATGGCTTCGCAAATTGCGAGTGAAGTAAACGTAACCTCCAGTCATATTACAGCTGTTACAGATCGTCTCGTACGAAAAGGGTTTGTAGAAAGAAAGCGTTCAAATTCAGACCGTCGTATCGTGTACTTAGAAATTACAGAACACGGAAGAGAAGTAACTGAAAAACTTGAAGCTGTGCGTAAGGAATACTATAAAGAGAGATTTAAAGGTTGGAGCGACCAAGAAATAGAAATGGTATTAGAATTATTTGGCCGCGTATTATAA
- a CDS encoding SIMPL domain-containing protein, with protein sequence MQGGMNPYLHNVRTANTGKEATITVQGEGVVKAKPNVVLLTLGIRTDSKNVKQAQEENAVQSKQLLDALKQLGIADKDIETISYTITPQYEYVNDKALLQGYRVEHLYEITVLNVQKAGEVYDIAVSNGANVAKGLRFRISHPNKYYEQALIQALHQAVEKARAIASTYNLNINPVPLSLVEESAQLPREIASYATLHAQTAPPIQSGELEIISTIRAIFTYL encoded by the coding sequence ATGCAGGGTGGAATGAATCCTTATTTACACAACGTACGCACAGCTAATACTGGTAAAGAAGCGACTATTACTGTACAAGGTGAAGGTGTTGTCAAAGCGAAACCAAATGTTGTTCTATTAACACTTGGCATTCGAACTGATAGTAAAAATGTGAAACAAGCGCAAGAAGAAAATGCAGTACAATCAAAACAATTGCTGGATGCACTTAAACAGCTTGGTATTGCTGATAAAGATATAGAAACGATTTCTTATACGATCACTCCTCAATACGAGTATGTAAATGATAAAGCGTTACTACAAGGATATCGTGTGGAACATTTGTATGAAATTACCGTTTTAAATGTACAAAAAGCAGGGGAAGTATATGATATAGCCGTTTCAAATGGAGCAAACGTAGCAAAAGGTTTACGTTTTCGAATATCTCATCCAAATAAATATTATGAGCAAGCTCTTATTCAGGCTCTGCATCAAGCGGTAGAAAAAGCTCGTGCTATTGCGAGTACATACAATTTAAATATTAATCCTGTCCCCCTCTCACTCGTTGAAGAATCTGCTCAATTACCACGGGAGATTGCTTCCTATGCTACTTTGCATGCACAAACAGCTCCACCTATTCAATCGGGAGAATTAGAAATCATTTCAACTATACGGGCTATTTTTACGTATTTATAA
- a CDS encoding NCS2 family permease, which produces MKGILERTFKLGLHETSPKQEVLAGVTSFFTIVYIMIVNASILSDAGIPLEAGILATVFSSFVGCLLMAFWANAPAILVPGMGVNAFFTYTAVHTLGLTWQEALAAVFISGIIFAIAAFTPIARVLSVSIPKSLKEAITVGIGLFLAFIGLQKGGLVVSNPNTAVAMGKLSNPVVLATLLTLIVALVLFIRNVRGNFLWTIAIGTGIAWLFGLVDTSQMGNSSFSFANYGDVFGAMSFGKLSSLPFWIATFSLSMVLIFENMGLLHGLLEDDRKFPRAYQANAISAMTCGLFGTSPTVSTVESAAGITAGGKTGLTSIVTGMLFFASLFALPFVKLIPDSAIAPILIIIGGLMITSIQQIPLNDFSEGFPAFLIIVMIPLTYSIADGIAFGFIAYPILKVALGKRKEVAPSMYIVTCLFLAMFVLHAIG; this is translated from the coding sequence ATGAAAGGAATACTTGAAAGAACATTTAAATTAGGCTTACACGAAACATCACCAAAACAAGAAGTTTTAGCTGGAGTTACGTCATTTTTCACAATCGTATATATTATGATTGTAAATGCGTCAATCTTATCGGATGCCGGCATTCCACTTGAAGCTGGAATTTTAGCAACTGTTTTCAGTTCATTTGTCGGATGTCTGCTCATGGCATTTTGGGCAAATGCACCTGCTATTCTTGTCCCAGGTATGGGTGTAAATGCATTCTTCACGTACACAGCTGTGCATACGCTCGGTTTAACTTGGCAAGAAGCATTAGCAGCTGTCTTTATCTCTGGTATTATTTTTGCAATTGCTGCGTTTACACCAATTGCTCGCGTGCTTTCAGTATCGATTCCAAAGTCATTAAAGGAAGCTATTACTGTCGGTATCGGATTGTTTTTAGCATTTATCGGATTGCAAAAAGGTGGTTTAGTCGTTTCGAATCCAAATACTGCTGTTGCAATGGGGAAATTAAGTAATCCTGTCGTTCTTGCGACATTGCTTACTCTTATCGTTGCACTTGTATTATTTATTCGTAACGTACGTGGAAACTTTTTATGGACGATTGCAATAGGAACTGGTATTGCATGGCTATTTGGTCTTGTTGATACGAGTCAAATGGGAAATAGTTCATTCTCATTCGCTAATTACGGCGATGTGTTTGGAGCTATGTCATTTGGGAAACTTTCTTCCTTACCGTTTTGGATTGCAACATTCTCCTTAAGCATGGTGCTTATTTTTGAGAACATGGGACTTCTGCACGGTTTATTAGAAGATGACCGCAAATTCCCACGTGCTTACCAAGCCAATGCGATTTCAGCAATGACATGTGGTCTATTTGGCACAAGTCCTACCGTTTCAACAGTAGAGAGTGCCGCAGGTATTACAGCAGGCGGAAAGACAGGTCTGACGTCTATCGTTACTGGGATGTTATTCTTTGCATCACTGTTCGCTCTTCCGTTTGTCAAATTAATTCCTGATAGTGCCATTGCACCAATCTTAATTATTATTGGCGGTCTGATGATTACAAGCATTCAACAAATTCCTCTGAACGACTTTTCAGAAGGATTTCCAGCGTTTTTAATTATCGTTATGATCCCGCTCACATATAGTATCGCTGATGGCATTGCGTTCGGATTTATTGCTTACCCTATCTTAAAAGTTGCACTTGGAAAGCGTAAAGAAGTCGCACCATCTATGTATATCGTTACATGCCTATTCTTAGCCATGTTTGTATTACATGCTATTGGTTAA
- the corA gene encoding magnesium/cobalt transporter CorA, whose protein sequence is MGEIMIRICAVTKTDEVLYDVSLEETTKDHIVWYWLDLYKPTKEEYTYILQDHFKFHPLAIEDCIEYVQRPKVDFYDGYNFLVLHGFGEDGLEPHEIDLFISDRYIVSFHFSHNNAIERVWKTLGEKKRIKKGPLHVAHTIIDQIVDDYFAPVYYIEDHLNAIDDNLTGETAGSVLEEVFDIRADLSKLRRTIIPMRDLLYRILNSTRFYGISDHEIYFKDIHDHLLKLTEMIEASRELTADIRDSYFSLNSHHMNNIMKTLTVFSTIFMPLTFIAGVYGMNFSHMPELGGKYSYFICLLLMALIGGGMMAWFYKKGWFK, encoded by the coding sequence ATGGGTGAAATTATGATTAGAATATGTGCAGTAACAAAAACAGATGAAGTATTATATGACGTTTCGCTAGAAGAAACAACGAAAGACCATATTGTATGGTATTGGCTAGATTTATATAAGCCAACGAAAGAAGAGTATACATATATTTTGCAAGACCATTTTAAGTTCCATCCCCTTGCAATTGAAGACTGTATAGAATATGTACAGAGGCCAAAGGTTGATTTTTATGATGGATATAATTTTTTAGTTCTCCATGGATTTGGTGAGGATGGATTAGAACCGCATGAAATCGATTTATTTATTAGTGATCGTTATATTGTTTCTTTCCATTTTTCTCATAACAATGCAATCGAAAGAGTATGGAAAACACTTGGCGAAAAAAAACGTATTAAGAAAGGTCCTTTGCATGTGGCACATACAATTATTGACCAAATTGTAGATGACTATTTCGCACCTGTTTATTACATTGAAGACCATTTAAATGCGATTGATGATAATTTAACGGGTGAGACAGCAGGAAGCGTGTTAGAAGAGGTATTTGATATACGTGCGGATTTATCTAAGCTAAGGCGGACAATTATTCCGATGCGTGATTTATTGTATCGTATTTTAAATTCAACTCGTTTTTACGGCATAAGTGATCATGAGATTTACTTTAAAGATATACATGACCATTTGCTTAAATTAACTGAAATGATTGAAGCGAGCCGAGAGTTGACGGCAGATATTCGGGATAGCTACTTTTCATTAAACTCACATCATATGAATAACATTATGAAAACATTAACTGTTTTCTCTACTATTTTCATGCCACTAACATTTATTGCAGGAGTATATGGAATGAACTTTTCACATATGCCAGAGCTTGGTGGGAAGTATAGTTATTTTATTTGTTTGTTGTTAATGGCGTTAATTGGTGGCGGAATGATGGCCTGGTTTTATAAAAAAGGATGGTTTAAATAA
- a CDS encoding pyrimidine-nucleoside phosphorylase: protein MRMVDLIAKKRDGQALTTEEINFIVEGYTNGDIPDYQVSSLAMAIFFQDMNDQERADLTMAMVNSGDTIDLSAIEGVKVDKHSTGGVGDTTTLVLGPLVAALGVPVAKMSGRGLGHTGGTIDKLEAVPGFHVEIENDEFMRLVNENKIAVIGQSGNLTPADKKLYALRDVTATVNSIPLIASSIMSKKIAAGADAIVLDVKTGAGAFMKTDEDAKRLAEAMVRIGNNVGRNTMAVISDMSQPLGEAIGNALEVQEAIDTLQGKGPKDLEELCLTLGSQMVYLAGQASSLEDAREKLIEVMNNGKALESFKTFLSAQGGDASVVDDPSKLPQAQFKIEVEAKEDGYVSEIVADEIGTAAMLLGAGRATKESEIDLAVGLMLRKKVGDSVKKGDSLVTIYANRENVEDVKAKIYENMKISKEHVDAPTLVHGIVTK from the coding sequence ATGAGAATGGTGGACCTAATTGCAAAAAAACGTGATGGACAAGCATTAACGACAGAAGAAATTAACTTTATTGTTGAAGGATATACAAATGGTGATATTCCTGATTATCAAGTAAGTTCACTTGCAATGGCAATTTTCTTCCAAGATATGAATGATCAAGAACGTGCAGATTTAACGATGGCAATGGTAAATAGCGGTGATACAATTGACTTATCAGCCATTGAAGGGGTAAAAGTAGATAAGCATTCAACAGGTGGAGTTGGTGATACAACGACACTTGTATTAGGTCCATTAGTAGCTGCTTTAGGTGTACCAGTTGCGAAAATGTCTGGGCGTGGTTTAGGACATACTGGTGGCACAATTGATAAATTAGAAGCAGTTCCAGGATTCCATGTGGAAATTGAAAATGATGAATTCATGCGTCTTGTAAATGAAAATAAAATTGCTGTTATCGGTCAAAGTGGAAACTTAACACCTGCTGATAAAAAATTGTATGCACTTCGTGATGTAACAGCAACAGTAAACTCAATTCCGCTTATTGCAAGCTCGATTATGAGTAAAAAAATTGCTGCTGGTGCAGATGCAATTGTTCTTGATGTGAAAACTGGAGCAGGTGCATTTATGAAAACAGATGAAGATGCAAAACGTTTAGCAGAAGCAATGGTACGTATCGGTAATAACGTTGGCCGTAATACGATGGCTGTTATTTCTGATATGAGTCAACCACTTGGTGAGGCTATTGGTAACGCATTAGAAGTACAAGAAGCAATTGATACATTACAAGGTAAGGGACCGAAAGATTTAGAAGAGTTATGTTTAACACTTGGAAGTCAAATGGTATACCTTGCTGGGCAAGCTTCATCTTTAGAAGATGCGCGTGAAAAGTTAATTGAAGTGATGAACAACGGTAAAGCGTTAGAATCTTTTAAAACGTTTTTATCAGCACAAGGCGGAGATGCATCTGTTGTTGATGATCCTTCTAAATTGCCACAAGCACAATTTAAAATTGAAGTAGAAGCGAAAGAAGACGGTTATGTATCGGAAATCGTTGCAGATGAAATCGGAACAGCAGCAATGCTTTTAGGAGCAGGACGTGCAACGAAAGAATCTGAAATTGATTTAGCAGTTGGCTTAATGCTTCGTAAAAAAGTAGGGGATAGCGTGAAAAAAGGTGACTCCCTTGTTACGATTTACGCAAACCGTGAAAATGTTGAAGATGTAAAAGCGAAAATTTATGAGAACATGAAAATCTCTAAAGAACACGTAGATGCACCAACTTTAGTACACGGAATTGTAACGAAGTAA
- a CDS encoding purine-nucleoside phosphorylase has translation MNRELITKSASYLKEKFQETPQVGLILGSGLGVLADEIENAVTVPYSEIPEFPVSTVEGHAGQLVFGTLQGVTVVAMQGRFHFYEGYDMQKVTFPVRVMKELGVETVVVTNAAGGVNTSFEPGDLMLISDHINFMGTNPLIGPNDSEMGVRFPDMSTSYTTELREMAKQVAADLNIKVQEGVYVGMTGPVYETPAEIRMLRTLGGDAVGMSTVPEVIVARHAGMKVLGISCISNMAAGILDQPLHHDEVIETTERVKANFLALVKAIVKQMKG, from the coding sequence ATGAATCGTGAACTTATTACAAAATCAGCTTCATACTTAAAAGAGAAATTTCAAGAAACACCACAAGTAGGACTAATCCTTGGATCTGGACTAGGCGTATTAGCAGATGAAATCGAAAATGCGGTAACAGTGCCTTACAGCGAAATTCCTGAATTCCCAGTATCAACTGTAGAAGGACATGCAGGTCAATTAGTATTCGGTACACTTCAAGGTGTAACAGTAGTAGCAATGCAAGGACGTTTCCATTTCTACGAAGGATATGACATGCAAAAAGTAACATTCCCAGTTCGTGTTATGAAAGAGTTAGGTGTAGAAACTGTTGTTGTAACGAACGCGGCTGGTGGTGTAAATACATCGTTCGAGCCAGGTGACCTTATGTTAATTTCAGATCACATTAACTTCATGGGTACGAATCCATTAATCGGACCAAATGATTCTGAAATGGGTGTACGTTTCCCTGATATGTCTACATCATATACGACAGAACTTCGCGAAATGGCGAAACAAGTTGCAGCAGACTTAAACATTAAAGTACAAGAAGGTGTATACGTTGGAATGACAGGTCCTGTATATGAAACACCTGCTGAAATTCGTATGCTTCGTACACTTGGTGGAGATGCAGTTGGTATGTCAACAGTACCTGAAGTAATTGTAGCTCGTCATGCTGGTATGAAAGTACTAGGTATTTCTTGTATTTCAAACATGGCAGCTGGTATTTTAGATCAGCCACTTCACCATGATGAAGTAATTGAAACGACAGAACGTGTCAAAGCAAACTTCTTAGCATTAGTAAAAGCTATCGTAAAACAAATGAAGGGGTGA
- the deoB gene encoding phosphopentomutase, whose protein sequence is MNKYKRIFLVVMDSVGIGEAPDAEQFGDLGSDTIGHIAEHMNGLQMPNMVKLGLGNIREMKGISKVEKPLGYYTKMQEKSTGKDTMTGHWEIMGLYIDTPFQVFPEGFPKELLDELEEKTGRKIIGNKPASGTEILDELGQEQMETGSLIVYTSADSVLQIAAHEEVVPLDELYEICKIARELTLDEKYMVGRVIARPFVGEPGKFTRTPNRHDYALKPFGRTVMNELKDSDYDVIAIGKISDIYDGEGVTESLRTKSNMDGMDKLVDTLNMDFTGLSFLNLVDFDALFGHRRDPQGYGEALQEYDARLPEVFEKLKEDDLLLITADHGNDPVHPGTDHTREYVPLLAYSPSMKEGGQELPLRQTFADIGATVAENFGVKMPEYGTSFLNELKK, encoded by the coding sequence ATGAATAAATATAAACGTATATTCCTAGTCGTAATGGACTCTGTAGGAATCGGTGAAGCACCAGATGCTGAACAATTTGGTGATCTAGGTTCTGACACAATTGGTCACATTGCTGAACATATGAATGGATTACAAATGCCAAACATGGTGAAATTAGGTCTTGGTAACATTCGTGAAATGAAAGGTATTTCTAAAGTAGAGAAACCACTTGGATATTACACAAAGATGCAAGAAAAATCTACTGGTAAAGATACAATGACAGGACACTGGGAAATCATGGGCCTTTACATTGATACACCATTCCAAGTGTTCCCTGAAGGATTCCCGAAAGAATTACTTGATGAATTAGAAGAAAAAACAGGCCGTAAAATTATCGGTAATAAGCCAGCTTCTGGAACTGAGATTCTTGATGAACTTGGTCAAGAGCAAATGGAAACAGGCTCTTTAATTGTTTACACTTCTGCAGATAGCGTACTACAAATTGCAGCACACGAAGAAGTAGTACCACTTGATGAGTTATATGAAATTTGCAAAATTGCACGTGAATTAACACTAGATGAGAAGTACATGGTAGGTCGTGTTATCGCTCGTCCATTCGTTGGAGAACCAGGGAAATTCACACGTACACCAAATCGTCATGACTATGCATTAAAGCCATTTGGTCGCACAGTAATGAATGAATTAAAAGATAGCGATTATGATGTTATTGCTATCGGTAAAATCTCTGATATTTATGATGGTGAAGGGGTAACGGAATCACTTCGTACGAAGTCTAATATGGATGGAATGGATAAGCTTGTAGATACATTAAACATGGACTTTACAGGTCTTAGCTTCTTAAACTTAGTTGACTTTGATGCATTATTTGGTCACCGCCGTGATCCACAAGGATATGGAGAAGCACTGCAAGAATATGATGCACGTCTTCCAGAAGTATTCGAAAAACTAAAAGAAGATGATTTATTATTAATTACAGCAGACCATGGTAATGATCCAGTACATCCTGGTACTGATCATACACGTGAATATGTACCGTTATTAGCATATAGCCCAAGCATGAAAGAAGGCGGACAAGAATTACCACTTCGTCAAACATTTGCTGATATTGGTGCAACTGTAGCAGAAAACTTCGGTGTGAAAATGCCAGAATACGGAACAAGCTTCTTAAACGAGCTAAAGAAATAG
- a CDS encoding FixH family protein — translation MMKKLIITLFIAMLALAGCNTNKEEPKKEQKLEAVKVAVQTNPKEIKPGEKTEVQALVTQGKEKVTDADDVKFEIWKTGDEKHEMLNGKHKGKGVYAVEKTFETDGVYHIIAHTNAREMHVMPEVKVAVGNAKVEDAKKEEAHGDHKSDTMIHLMAGDIKANAESTMKVHLKQKEEALTGAEVQLEIWKDGVEKHEFIPAKEGNKGEYESKHTFKENGAYKVKVHVRKGELHEHKEETVEVK, via the coding sequence ATGATGAAAAAACTGATTATAACTTTATTTATCGCGATGCTAGCGTTGGCTGGCTGTAATACAAACAAAGAAGAACCGAAAAAAGAACAGAAACTTGAAGCTGTAAAAGTAGCAGTCCAAACAAATCCGAAAGAAATTAAACCAGGTGAAAAAACAGAAGTACAAGCACTTGTTACACAAGGAAAAGAAAAAGTAACAGATGCTGATGACGTAAAGTTTGAAATTTGGAAAACTGGTGACGAAAAACACGAGATGTTAAATGGTAAGCATAAAGGAAAAGGTGTTTATGCAGTAGAGAAAACATTCGAAACGGATGGCGTATATCATATTATCGCTCATACAAATGCACGTGAAATGCATGTAATGCCAGAAGTAAAAGTCGCTGTAGGAAACGCAAAAGTAGAAGATGCGAAAAAAGAAGAGGCACATGGTGATCATAAAAGTGACACAATGATTCATCTTATGGCTGGTGACATAAAAGCAAATGCTGAATCAACGATGAAAGTTCATTTAAAGCAAAAAGAAGAAGCGTTAACTGGTGCTGAAGTGCAACTTGAGATTTGGAAAGATGGCGTTGAAAAGCACGAATTTATTCCAGCAAAAGAAGGGAATAAAGGAGAGTATGAAAGTAAACATACTTTCAAAGAAAACGGTGCTTACAAAGTGAAAGTACATGTAAGAAAAGGCGAACTGCATGAACATAAAGAAGAAACAGTAGAAGTAAAATAA
- the xerD gene encoding site-specific tyrosine recombinase XerD, whose translation MEDQLKDFIHYMIVEKGLAKNTVVSYERDLKSYVKYLQNVEQMKTFHEVTRLHIVNFLQYLKENGKSSKTLARHIASIRSFHQFLLRERAVEHDPSVHIETPQGERKLPKVLSIDEVEALLQTPKMTSAFGIRDKAMLELLYATGLRVSELIALNLEDVHLTMGFVRCIGKGNKERIIPLGSLATEAIQKYIEKGRRELMGKKVVDALFLNHHGNRLSRQGFWKILKRLAKEANIEKELTPHTLRHSFATHLLENGADLRAVQEMLGHADISTTQIYTHVSKARLKDVYKQFHPRA comes from the coding sequence TTGGAAGATCAATTAAAAGATTTTATTCATTATATGATTGTCGAAAAGGGATTAGCGAAAAATACAGTAGTATCTTATGAACGTGATTTAAAAAGCTATGTAAAGTATTTGCAAAATGTAGAACAGATGAAAACCTTTCATGAAGTGACACGTTTGCATATTGTTAACTTTTTGCAGTATTTAAAAGAAAACGGAAAATCTTCGAAAACATTAGCACGTCATATTGCATCAATTCGTTCATTTCACCAATTTTTACTTCGTGAAAGAGCGGTAGAGCACGACCCATCAGTACATATCGAAACGCCGCAAGGAGAACGAAAGTTACCAAAAGTATTATCAATCGATGAAGTAGAGGCGTTACTGCAGACACCAAAAATGACAAGTGCTTTTGGGATTCGTGATAAGGCAATGCTAGAGTTATTGTATGCAACAGGACTTCGTGTTTCAGAATTAATTGCTTTAAATTTAGAAGATGTACATTTAACGATGGGATTTGTTCGCTGCATTGGGAAAGGGAATAAAGAAAGAATTATTCCATTAGGAAGTTTAGCGACAGAAGCGATTCAAAAGTACATTGAAAAAGGAAGAAGAGAATTGATGGGTAAAAAAGTAGTAGATGCACTATTTTTAAACCATCACGGTAATCGATTATCAAGGCAAGGTTTTTGGAAAATATTAAAACGATTAGCGAAAGAAGCGAATATTGAAAAAGAACTTACACCTCATACGTTACGTCATTCTTTTGCTACGCATTTATTAGAAAATGGGGCAGATTTACGTGCTGTACAAGAAATGCTTGGACATGCAGATATTTCAACGACGCAAATTTATACGCACGTTTCAAAAGCTAGATTAAAAGATGTATATAAACAGTTTCATCCGAGAGCATAG
- a CDS encoding YqzK family protein, producing MRRALKLTFDGIKVFLLFTSCTILFYFAILWINEEYESYHRYEKPKEETVEKVSGNEEPAKDAFVNRMMFFYENGE from the coding sequence ATGCGCCGAGCTTTAAAATTAACTTTTGATGGAATAAAAGTATTTTTATTATTTACAAGTTGTACGATTTTGTTTTATTTCGCTATACTATGGATAAATGAAGAATACGAAAGCTATCATCGTTATGAAAAGCCAAAAGAAGAGACTGTAGAAAAAGTATCAGGGAATGAAGAACCGGCAAAGGATGCTTTCGTAAATAGAATGATGTTTTTCTATGAAAATGGGGAGTAG
- a CDS encoding Fur family transcriptional regulator: MEERIERIKKQLHAASYKLTPQREATVRVLLENEEDHLSAEDVYLLVKEKSPEIGLATVYRTLELLSELKVVDKINFGDGVSRYDLRQEGAQRFHHHLICTQCGAVQEIQEDLLGEVERKVERDWSFKVKDHRLTFHGICKNCQENETDEK, encoded by the coding sequence ATGGAAGAAAGAATTGAACGAATTAAGAAGCAATTACATGCAGCGAGCTATAAATTAACACCGCAACGTGAAGCAACAGTTCGTGTGCTGCTAGAAAATGAAGAAGATCATTTAAGCGCAGAAGATGTTTACCTCCTTGTAAAAGAAAAGTCGCCAGAGATCGGATTAGCAACCGTCTATCGAACTTTAGAGTTATTATCTGAGTTAAAAGTTGTCGATAAGATTAACTTCGGAGACGGTGTTTCACGCTATGACTTACGCCAAGAAGGTGCGCAGCGTTTCCACCATCATTTGATTTGTACACAATGTGGTGCTGTACAAGAAATACAAGAAGATTTACTTGGTGAAGTGGAAAGGAAAGTAGAACGAGATTGGAGCTTTAAGGTGAAAGATCATCGTTTAACATTCCATGGGATTTGTAAAAACTGTCAAGAAAATGAAACGGATGAAAAATAA